CTGCATCCGAAGTTGGATACACTGTTGTACATTGGAGCATAGATTCACAAGATTGGCTACGGCCTGGTACTAAAGAAATAACTAAAAATGTTACAAAAAACCTTAATGGCGGAGACATTATTTTACTTCACGCATCTGACTCTGCCAGTCAAACGGCTGAGGCACTTCCATCAATTATTCAATTTATAAAAAAGAAAGGATACAAAAATGTTACAGTGACTGAACTTATTACAAACACAGATACAAAAAGCGGAGAAATTAAGTGAAATGATGGGAATAAGAAATTCCTCTCTATTTGGAAGTAAAAAATGAGTGGATTAAACCTCCACTCATTTTGTTTGAAATCAATTTTTAGCTGTTAGTTAATTTCGGTAATATTAGTAGCTGGTACATGTTACATAGCAATAGAGGAAATAACATCAAATATAACCAACTATCATCATTTGCTTGAACTGCTGGTATTAACTCTATGATTGTTACGACTATCATAAAAAACATAGCCGGGACAAATGCCTGTTTATTTGTTTGTTGCTTTTTTAACAATGCAACTACAATGCCTACAACAGCAATAATTAAAGCTACTACGATATACGAGAATATTGAATCTCCCTCATCTGCAAACAATTTATATCGAAAATATATAAGATCGAATAACACAAATACAATTAATACAATTTGTACTGCATTCCATAACTTAACCGATCGAAAGATCCCTAAGCCAAACCGATGGATCGTTAAATAAGCAAAAAATCCCATTTGACTAATAACACTAAATATAAGGCCTACACCAACAAACCAAATAAATGCCAATACAATATCCATAAATTCAAATGAAGAGAATAGCTCTTTGTATTCACTCCACTTTACAATAAATCCTATAATACCTGCACTAAATCCGCCAACAGCTAAGGTCGACATAAACAAACGAACCCAATTTCGACTATTCACAGCAAGACTCCTCCATTACACATTCTCCTACTGATTGTACCAATCGACTGCTGAAAATACCACATTTTCAGCATTAACAACGTATAATTTTTTGTATATAAACTATCCTAAAGTATAGGACAACCCTGAAAGGAGTTAGTGAGCAATGAAAACAAACGTGTTGCTCCTATTTATCATAGTCACAATTTTAACGGCTAGTGGGTGTGGACAGCAGGAACAAGCACAAGAATTGGATTATGAACAATCTAAGAAAATGATTGTTGATATTTTAAAGACTGATGAAGGAAAAAAGGCGATTCAAGACATTATGTCTGAGGACGGCATGAAGCAACAATTAATTATGGACCAAACAATTGTTACAGCTGCAATTGAAAAATCACTTACTTCTAAAGAAGCTACTGAATTTTGGAAAGAAAGTCTATCAGATCCTGAATTTGCAGAAAGCTTTGCAAAGGGCCTGCAAGAAGAACAAGAAAAATTAATAAAGGAATTAATGAAAGATCCTGAATACCAAGGAATGATGCTAGAACTATTTCAAAATCCAGAGATGGAAGAGCAAACTTTAACTGTGCTCAAAGGTAAAGAATATCGGACTCATCTACAGAAGGTAATAACAGAAACGATAGAAAGCCCCTTATTTAAAGTTAAAATTCAAGAAATTCTATTAAAAGGTGCGGAGGAATTACAAAGCGGTGAAAAAAGTAGTGATGAAGAACAAAGCGCCGATAATGAAGAAGGTGGAGGTGATTCTGGAGGTAATGGAGAAGGAGGGTAACCTCTTACAAGTGTTTGAAAGCAGCAAATAAAAAGGGTCTACCTCACAATTTTTAAAAATGCTCACAAAAAATTGTAGGTCTGACCCTCTGTCTAATAAGAATTTACGACCATTTATACTATCGATGTAACCCTTTCAGCCATGTTCATATAAATTTTACCTAGTTGATGATCTTCAGCATAAATAGAAGGTGCAAAATCATCATCATCCCAATCAGGTTGCTGCAACGGAAGTTGTCCTAGCAGCTCTGTTTGTAGCTCCTTCGCTAATTTCGTGCCACCGCCATTCCCAAAGACATATTCCTTTTCCCCCGTCAGCTTGCTTTCAAAATAAGACATATTTTCAATGACACCAATAACTTCATGCTCAGTGCGCAGAGCCATAGCACCAGCACGAGCAGCTACAAAAGCGGCAGTAGGATGTGGTGTTGTCACAATAATTTCTTTACAAGAAGGTAGCATAGCATGGACATCTAACGCAACATCCCCTGTTCCAGGAGGTAAATCTAACAATAGATAATCCAACTCGCCCCATTCAACCTCTTGAAAAAAGCTATTAAGCATCTTTCCTAACATTGGGCCTCTCCAAATAATAGGTGCATTATCTTCGACAAAGAATCCCATTGAAACCACTTTTACTCCTAATCTTTCAACAGGAATAATTTTCTCGCCTCTAACAACTGGCCTCTTCGTAATACCCATCATGTCTGGTACACTAAATCCATATATGTCAGCATCAACTAAGCCAACTTTTTTCCCTAGTCGTGCTAAAGATACAGCTAAATTAACAGAAACAGTTGATTTTCCAACCCCACCTTTACCACTTGCAATCGCAATAAACTTTGTGTTGCTACCTGATGATAATGGTGAATCACTACCTGCCTCAGAGGGTGGTGGGCTTTCCGACTTAGCAGTTTTATCCTGCGGTAATTCTGAAAAACGGAGCCCAACAGACTTAGCACCGGCATCCTTTAATACTTGTACGATATGTCCTTGTATTTGCAACTGCTCAGATGTACCAATTTTTGATAATGCAATTTTTACACTTACATGCCCTTTCTCTTCTTTAATATTTATGTCTTGGATTGCACCAGTCTCTTCAAAAGTTTTATGTAAAAATGGATCTTTTAATTGACGTAATAGCTCAACTACTTGATCTTTCGTTATCAATTATTACACCGTCCTTTTTGTGTATTCGTTTTCATACGTTCAACTGTTAGTATACCATAATTACATATGACGGCTAAAAGAATTCACAATAATTAACTATTACTCAGGAGCCTTCCCCTCATTAGAAAAATATCTAATAATCCCTTTATATATGGAAAACGCTAATGTTTCTTGATATGTGTCATCAGATAATAAATTCCTTTCTGCACTATTCGATAAAAATCCTACTTCGACTAAGGAACCAGGTATATTTGCATTTTTCAATAAGTACACACCACTAATTGCCTTAGCTTTTCTCGTAGTATTGTCTAGAGTTGTTCGAAATTCATCTTGTATAAACCTTGCGATTTCCTTATTTTCAATATAATTGGGGTTGTAAAACGTTTGTGCCCCCCTATATTTTGATGAAGGTATCGCATTTAAGTGAACACTGATAAATAAGTCACCTTGCGACTCATTAACTATTTCTGCTCTTTTTTTCAAATCCTCAGTTTTCCTTTTGCTATAGCCTTTTGTACCGCTAGATGCGAGGTCGTGATCATCTTCACGAGTCAAAATAACGAGCGCACCCTGTTCCTGAAGAAAATCCTTCAATAAGATAGTAACCTTTAAAGCTACATCTTTCTCAAGCACATCACCACCAACTGCTCCTCCGTCAGGACCACCGTGGCCAGGGTCTAAAATAATTATCTTACCAGATAGAGGTAAATTCCATGATTTCCATGAAGCATTTTCTGTAAACTGGTATTGAACGATTATTAGTAGGATAATAAAACCTATTAAGTATCCAGCAAATTTCAGTTTTTTCTTCACTTTGTCTCTTCCTCCCACTTTTTCCTTGTAAACACTATATGGGACAAGAGGCAAAAATAGACCACCTAGCTTTATGCCTATCGTTAATAATGCTAGATGAGCAGTGAAGAAAATGATCAACTTAAATTTTTCATGTTATAGACACTTATCACCGTTTGCTAATGTAATTTCATTCGATACCGTTTTTCCCCTTTATAAAAACCTTCATTAAACCAATAGTCAACAAAGTGTTCGCATGTGTAATACATTGATTCATTCATTAGACTAAAATCATCAACATTCCCCCAATATATAACGTAATCATACAAAGTATTAATTAAATACTTTTCTTCTGTTATACACCTTAGCTTTACCTTTTCTAAAGGTTCACCAAAATAACCAAATCGACTATAGCTTGCTCCCAACAAATATGATTCTACAGCGATGTCAATACACCCATCCTCAATAGCACTAATCGCCACAACTCCTAACTCGTAAAAATCATTAAAAGTTTGCTCAACTTGTTTTTTTATAATTTCAAGAGATAACTCTCTTAGCATTTTCCGTTCGTAAATGACTTGCTTTTCCTTCTGCTTCGCAGCAAAAGTTGTAATAACATTCATTTCTTATTCAACCCCTTTTGAAGGTAGTTTACACTTCTCTAAAAGCTTCATACGTTACTGTCTTTACCAATTGAGAAAAGGTGAGGACATCTCATTATCCCTTATAACTTGCTCCCATGTAGCATGCACTGCTGATCGTCTTCAGCCAGTCCTCGGGCCAAGAATAGATGCTCCTTATATCTTTATATCAGTACGAAAGGCTTTTTCGTAAACTTTGTTGTTTTTTTCACTTACATTTAAGTAACTAATGTGTTTAATATGATTTTTATGTTTTTATCGTATTTAGTGAAGAAAAGTTGCCACGAACGTTAAGTGTATACGTGCTTATACCTTTGAATGAAAAGCAACAATAAACCGAAAACAGCTATAAGAAAAGAATATCCATCTGGCTGACATCGACATGCGTTAGATAGTGTTTTTTGTCTTAACGAAAAGTGGTGGAGTGATTTCGTGGGGACAAGCGTGGAACTGCAAATTCTCAATATATTGTGAGTCTATTCATCTGAACACTCATTAGTCATAACAATTAGTGAGTCAGTTTATAAAAATTGTTTAACAAAAAGTTTATTTATCATAAACTTTGTTCCTATTGTCAAACGCTAGTAATGATTTTTTTTACAGAAGAAAAAGGTGTCATCAACTCTAGTAGTGTATGTATTACTTAATTCAAAAAACAACAATTAATAAGAAAACAGTCAACAAAAAAACCCCCAACCAAATTGGTTGAGAGTCTTTGAAACGTAAATAAAATTAACGTTTTGAGAACTGTGGTGCACGACGAGCGCCTTTAAGACCGTATTTTTTACGTTCTTTCATACGAGCATCACGAGTTAATAAACCAGCACGCTTTAATGTTGGGCGATATTCTGGATCTGCTTGTAGTAAAGCACGTGCGATACCGTGACGAATTGCACCAGCTTGACCAGTATATCCACCGCCATGAACGTTAACTAAAACGTCATAAGCACCTGTAGTTTCAGTTGCTTCAAGTGGTTGTTTTACAACTTCTCTTAATGCTGCAAATGGAATATAGTTTTCAATATCACGATCGTTGATCACGATACGTCCGTCACCAGGAACTAAACGTACACGAGCAACAGAGCTTTTACGACGGCCTGTGCCATAATATTGTACCTGTGCCAAATTAATACCCTCCTAAAAATATTATCCGCGAAGTTCGTAAACTTCAGGTTGTTGAGCTTGATGTGGATGTTCGTTACCAGCATATACATGTAACTTTTTAAACATTTGACGACCTAATGAACCTTTTGGTAACATACCACGAATTGCGCCTTCTAGCATTCTTTCTGGGTAGTTCGTACGCATTTCAAGCGCAGTTCTTACTTTTAATCCGCCTGGATGTTGACTATGACGGTAATATAGTTTGTCAGTTAATTTCTTACCTGTAAGTTCAATTTTCTCTGCATTGATGATGATTACATGATCACCAGTATCAACATGTGGTGTATAAGTTGGTTTATGTTTACCACGTAAAATCGATGCAATTTCGCTTGCAAGACGACCTAAAGTCTTTCCTTCAGCATCAACCACGTACCATTTACGTTGTACTTCTGCTGGCTTTGCCATAAAAGTTGTACGCATGATTTTCCCTCCTAAATAAAAAAATCCATGATTGGTTACATATATTATTCAACACGATTTTTCCGGGGCTAATCGTGGTTTTAAAATACATACCATATGATATAATAAATCTTTATGAGTCTATTGTCAAGAAAATGTTACACCAGGTTTAGTTGTCATAATTCACTTGCCATAAATACAATCCATGAGATGGCGCAGTTTGCCCCGCTAGCATCCGATTCTTTTGTTCTAAAATAGTTTTTATTTCCTGAGGCTTTATTTTTCCTTGACCCACTTTTAATAAAGTACCGACAAGAATTCTTACCATATTATATAAAAATCCTGACCCATTGAAGTGCAAAATCAACTCGTCGTTTTCTTCATACAAATCTATATAATAAATCGTTCGAACTTTATCTTCTTTTGCAGTTTTAGCAGAGCAAAAGCTTGTAAAATCATGAGTACCAATGAAATATTCTTTCGCCATTTTCATAGCTGAAATATCAAGGGGATATGGATAATGATATACGTACTTTCTAGTGAATACATCATATTGTTTTGACCTTAGTATTTTATACCGATATTCCTTTGAAGTTACATCATAACGCGCATGAAATGTTGGGTCTACCTGAATGACTTCCTTAATCACAATGTCATCAGGGACGATCGAATTTAATGCAGCGGGCCACCTGTTCGCAGGGATATCTAATGGTGAGTCGAAATGGATGACCTGTCCATAAGCATGAACACCCGAATCTGTTCTTCCTGAAGCATATATTGTAACATGATGTCCCTTATGAATTTTCATTAGGGCTTTCTCAAGGTAACCTTGCACGGTCCGCTGATTTGGGAGAGACTGAATTTGAAATCCATTAAATTGTGACCCATCATAGGCTATTGTACATTTTAAACGTTGCATGATTTTTCTACCTTCTCCATTAACTTCTTAGTAAAAATAACAAAACAGATACTAATAAAGGACTCATAATTACAATGGTATCTCTACTATGCCACTGCAATTGATGAAATTTCGTTCTACCGTCACCGCCACGATAACCTCTTGCCTCCATGGCTGTTGCTAAATCTTCAGCTCTCTTAAACGCGCTAATAAACAGAGGAATTAACAAAGGAACAATTGACTTTATTCGATCCTTTATTGGTCCACTTGTGAAATCTGCTCCTCTAGCTGTTTGGGCCTTAATTATTTTTTCTGTTTCTTGCATTAATGTCGGTATAAACCGAAGTGATATAGACATCATTAAAGCAATCTCATGAACAGGCAAACCAAACCGTTTGAATGGGTTTAATAGACTTTCCATCCCATCTGTAATTTCTATCGGTGTTGTCGTTAACGTAAGCATAGAAGTCATTAAAATCAAATTTAAAAAACGTAGGGAGATAAATACACCTTGCCTAATACCTTCTTCATAGATTTCAATCCATCCTAAACTAAATAATAGTGCACCTTCCTTAGTTACAAAAATATGTAATATGAAAGTAAAAATAATAATCCAAAATATAAGTTTTAGCCCTTTCAAAATAAACCGAATAGGTATTCGAGTTAGCAGCATCATACCTACTGTATATATACATAAAATCCCATATGTAAGTTCATTATTTGCTAAAAAAACAACTATGACATAAAGAAATATTAATGATAATTTCGAACGAGGGTCCAACTGATGGACAATTGATGAACCTGGTACATACCTACCTATTATAATTTTATCCATCATGCTGCTTCACCTTACCCATAATCAATTGTGCTTGTTCTAGTGCATCGTCGATCGTAAGGCATGTGGACGATAGCTGAATACCAAATTTGCTTTCTAATTTCATCTTAAACTTTAATGCTTCAGGAACATCTAACCCTAGTTTGACCAGTTCTTTTGGTTTAGAAAATATTTCTTCTGGTTTCCCCTTCATTCTAATCGTACCATTATCCATGACCACAATCTCATCAGCATACTTTGCTGCATCCTCCATGCTATGAGTTACCAATACCGTCGTTATCTTCTTCTTCTGATGTAGTTTATAGAACATATCCATTATCTCTGTACGCCCTCTAGGATCTAATCCAGCTGTTGGCTCATCTAACACAAGAACTTCTGGTTCCATTGCTAAAACTCCAGCAATTGCTACTCTTCTCATTTGACCACCACTTAAGTCAAAGGGTGATCTTTGCAAAAATTCACTTGGTAATCCAACTAACTCCAACGCTTCTAGTGCCTTCTTCTTCGCTTCTTTCTCAGATACACCAAAGTTAGTCGGACCAAAACATATATCTTTTTCTACTGTTTCCTCAAATAATTGATGTTCAGGAAATTGAAATACAATGCCCACTCTTTGTCTAAGCTTCTTTATCTTTTTATTCTTTTTCCCAGAGTCGATTGTCATTTCACCAACGGTTAAACTTCCTACTGTCGGTTTTAATAGACCATTTAAATGTTGTAAAAGAGTCGATTTTCCTGAACCAGTGTGTCCAATAATTGCTAGAAAAGTCCCAGAATTAATAGCTAAATTAATATCGTAAAGTGCTAACCGTTCAAGAGGGGTATGTTGATGATATTTATGTTCTACATTTTGTATTGTAATGTCCATAACTCATCCACCAATCCTTCATCTGTTAAATGATCAACTGTCAAAGGAATACCTGCTCGCCTCATTTTTTTACTAAGTCTAACGGAGAAAGGAAGATCAAGACCTATATTAACAAGCTCCTTCTCTAAAGCAAAAATATCTTCGGGTCGTCCCTCCGTGAAAATATTACCCTTATTCATAACCAATATACGATCAGCTTTACTTGCTTCATCCAAATCATGCGTGATTGAAATAACAGATATAACTTGCTCATCTTTAAGTTTTCTAATTGTTCTCAAGACTTCTTCTTTCCCTTTTGGATCAAGCATAGATGTCGCTTCATCTAGAATAATAATATCAGGCCTCACAGCTAACACACCAGCAATTGCAACTCTTTGCTTCTGTCCTCCGGAGAGATTATGTGGCTCTTGATCAACAAATGCTTCCATTTTCACTCTATTAATTGCTTCGTCAACTCGATCTACCATTTCCGAACGTTCTACACCATTATTTTCTAACCCAAAAGCTACATCATCAATGACAGTTGTACCAACAAATTGATTGTCTGGATTTTGGAACACCATACCAATTTTCTTACGAACATCCCAAATCGACTCATTTGTAAGTGTGATACCAGCCACTGATACCTCTCCAGACTCTGGTATTAACAACCCATTCAATATTCTCGCCAGTGTTGATTTTCCAGAACCATTATGGCCTACAATTGCTAACCATTCACCATTTTTAAGTGAAAATGAAATATCTTTTAACGCATAATGTGATTGGTCATTATAGCGAAAGGAAACACCTTTGACTGATAATAGTTCATTCCCCATATCCTTTCCTCCTCTATTATTCGACATATTTCCTAAGAAATAAAAAAGAGCTTTATTGCAACATTAGTTCTGATGGTAAGATGAGGAGACTTAAAGGAGATATGCACTGAGGGTGGACAGTTAGTTAAGCGTTGACTCTCGATTTACTCCAATCCGCCTGATAATTTTCTTGCCCCTTGTTGGCCCCTGCTATCATTATAAAGAGAAAATATGAAGCATCATAGTTTAGACATTTATTGATAGTATAAAAACAATAGCAAAAAAGGGCATAGATTCAGTCATTAAAACTGTCCTGCCCTCATTTACTCATACAAAGATGTTCAAAAATCTCCTTTTGAACATTCAGTAGTATTAAACTAATTCAATAATAACCATTGGTGCTCCGTCTCCACGACGTGGACCCATTTTCATAATACGAGTGTAACCACCTTGGCGTTCTTCATAACGTGGTGCAATATCGCCAAATAACTTTTGAAGAGCGTCGTCACCTGTTTCTTCATTCGCAACTTCATTACGAATAAATGCTGCAGCTTGACGGCGAGCATGTAAATCTCCACGCTTACCTAAAGTTATCATTTTATCTACAAGAGAACGTAATTCTTTTGCACGTGTCTCTGTTGTTTGAATGCGTTCATTGATAATTAAATCAGTAGTTAAATCACGTAGTAACGCTTTACGTTGAGCGCTTGTACGTCCTAATTTACGATATGACATGAGATGTCCCTCCTTTTTAGAGTGTTATCATAGCAGTAAGGAAAACATGAAAATGCCTAGTTAAGAGTCTCATAACTAGTCATCTTTTCGCAATCCCAACCCTAACTCATCAAGCTTTGCTTTAACCTCTTCTAAAGACTTTCGACCTAGGTTTCGTACTTTCATCATGTCTTCTTCGGTTTTATGAGCTAGTTCTTGTACAGTGTTAATACCTGCACGTTTTAAACAATTATAAGAACGAACTGAAAGATCTAATTCTTCAATTGTCATCTCAAGCACTTTTTCTTTTTGGTCTTCTTCTTTTTCAACCATGATTTCAGCATTTTGTGCTTCGTCAGTTAAACCAACAAAAATATTTAAGTGCTCAGTCAAAATTTTCGATCCAAGAGCAATAGCCTCTTTAGGACCTGTACTTCCATCTGCCCATACGTCAAATGTTAGTTTATCAAAATTTGACAACTGACCTACACGAGTGTTTTCAACTTGATATGAAA
This sequence is a window from Cytobacillus sp. IB215665. Protein-coding genes within it:
- a CDS encoding KinB-signaling pathway activation protein, coding for MNSRNWVRLFMSTLAVGGFSAGIIGFIVKWSEYKELFSSFEFMDIVLAFIWFVGVGLIFSVISQMGFFAYLTIHRFGLGIFRSVKLWNAVQIVLIVFVLFDLIYFRYKLFADEGDSIFSYIVVALIIAVVGIVVALLKKQQTNKQAFVPAMFFMIVVTIIELIPAVQANDDSWLYLMLFPLLLCNMYQLLILPKLTNS
- the gerD gene encoding spore germination lipoprotein GerD, whose amino-acid sequence is MKTNVLLLFIIVTILTASGCGQQEQAQELDYEQSKKMIVDILKTDEGKKAIQDIMSEDGMKQQLIMDQTIVTAAIEKSLTSKEATEFWKESLSDPEFAESFAKGLQEEQEKLIKELMKDPEYQGMMLELFQNPEMEEQTLTVLKGKEYRTHLQKVITETIESPLFKVKIQEILLKGAEELQSGEKSSDEEQSADNEEGGGDSGGNGEGG
- a CDS encoding P-loop NTPase, whose product is MITKDQVVELLRQLKDPFLHKTFEETGAIQDINIKEEKGHVSVKIALSKIGTSEQLQIQGHIVQVLKDAGAKSVGLRFSELPQDKTAKSESPPPSEAGSDSPLSSGSNTKFIAIASGKGGVGKSTVSVNLAVSLARLGKKVGLVDADIYGFSVPDMMGITKRPVVRGEKIIPVERLGVKVVSMGFFVEDNAPIIWRGPMLGKMLNSFFQEVEWGELDYLLLDLPPGTGDVALDVHAMLPSCKEIIVTTPHPTAAFVAARAGAMALRTEHEVIGVIENMSYFESKLTGEKEYVFGNGGGTKLAKELQTELLGQLPLQQPDWDDDDFAPSIYAEDHQLGKIYMNMAERVTSIV
- the cwlD gene encoding N-acetylmuramoyl-L-alanine amidase CwlD; this translates as MKKKLKFAGYLIGFIILLIIVQYQFTENASWKSWNLPLSGKIIILDPGHGGPDGGAVGGDVLEKDVALKVTILLKDFLQEQGALVILTREDDHDLASSGTKGYSKRKTEDLKKRAEIVNESQGDLFISVHLNAIPSSKYRGAQTFYNPNYIENKEIARFIQDEFRTTLDNTTRKAKAISGVYLLKNANIPGSLVEVGFLSNSAERNLLSDDTYQETLAFSIYKGIIRYFSNEGKAPE
- a CDS encoding YbaK family protein; protein product: MNVITTFAAKQKEKQVIYERKMLRELSLEIIKKQVEQTFNDFYELGVVAISAIEDGCIDIAVESYLLGASYSRFGYFGEPLEKVKLRCITEEKYLINTLYDYVIYWGNVDDFSLMNESMYYTCEHFVDYWFNEGFYKGEKRYRMKLH
- the rpsI gene encoding 30S ribosomal protein S9 — encoded protein: MAQVQYYGTGRRKSSVARVRLVPGDGRIVINDRDIENYIPFAALREVVKQPLEATETTGAYDVLVNVHGGGYTGQAGAIRHGIARALLQADPEYRPTLKRAGLLTRDARMKERKKYGLKGARRAPQFSKR
- the rplM gene encoding 50S ribosomal protein L13, with the protein product MRTTFMAKPAEVQRKWYVVDAEGKTLGRLASEIASILRGKHKPTYTPHVDTGDHVIIINAEKIELTGKKLTDKLYYRHSQHPGGLKVRTALEMRTNYPERMLEGAIRGMLPKGSLGRQMFKKLHVYAGNEHPHQAQQPEVYELRG
- the truA gene encoding tRNA pseudouridine(38-40) synthase TruA — protein: MQRLKCTIAYDGSQFNGFQIQSLPNQRTVQGYLEKALMKIHKGHHVTIYASGRTDSGVHAYGQVIHFDSPLDIPANRWPAALNSIVPDDIVIKEVIQVDPTFHARYDVTSKEYRYKILRSKQYDVFTRKYVYHYPYPLDISAMKMAKEYFIGTHDFTSFCSAKTAKEDKVRTIYYIDLYEENDELILHFNGSGFLYNMVRILVGTLLKVGQGKIKPQEIKTILEQKNRMLAGQTAPSHGLYLWQVNYDN
- a CDS encoding energy-coupling factor transporter transmembrane component T, translated to MMDKIIIGRYVPGSSIVHQLDPRSKLSLIFLYVIVVFLANNELTYGILCIYTVGMMLLTRIPIRFILKGLKLIFWIIIFTFILHIFVTKEGALLFSLGWIEIYEEGIRQGVFISLRFLNLILMTSMLTLTTTPIEITDGMESLLNPFKRFGLPVHEIALMMSISLRFIPTLMQETEKIIKAQTARGADFTSGPIKDRIKSIVPLLIPLFISAFKRAEDLATAMEARGYRGGDGRTKFHQLQWHSRDTIVIMSPLLVSVLLFLLRS
- a CDS encoding energy-coupling factor ABC transporter ATP-binding protein, with product MDITIQNVEHKYHQHTPLERLALYDINLAINSGTFLAIIGHTGSGKSTLLQHLNGLLKPTVGSLTVGEMTIDSGKKNKKIKKLRQRVGIVFQFPEHQLFEETVEKDICFGPTNFGVSEKEAKKKALEALELVGLPSEFLQRSPFDLSGGQMRRVAIAGVLAMEPEVLVLDEPTAGLDPRGRTEIMDMFYKLHQKKKITTVLVTHSMEDAAKYADEIVVMDNGTIRMKGKPEEIFSKPKELVKLGLDVPEALKFKMKLESKFGIQLSSTCLTIDDALEQAQLIMGKVKQHDG
- a CDS encoding energy-coupling factor ABC transporter ATP-binding protein — protein: MGNELLSVKGVSFRYNDQSHYALKDISFSLKNGEWLAIVGHNGSGKSTLARILNGLLIPESGEVSVAGITLTNESIWDVRKKIGMVFQNPDNQFVGTTVIDDVAFGLENNGVERSEMVDRVDEAINRVKMEAFVDQEPHNLSGGQKQRVAIAGVLAVRPDIIILDEATSMLDPKGKEEVLRTIRKLKDEQVISVISITHDLDEASKADRILVMNKGNIFTEGRPEDIFALEKELVNIGLDLPFSVRLSKKMRRAGIPLTVDHLTDEGLVDELWTLQYKM
- the rplQ gene encoding 50S ribosomal protein L17, translating into MSYRKLGRTSAQRKALLRDLTTDLIINERIQTTETRAKELRSLVDKMITLGKRGDLHARRQAAAFIRNEVANEETGDDALQKLFGDIAPRYEERQGGYTRIMKMGPRRGDGAPMVIIELV